From one Nothobranchius furzeri strain GRZ-AD chromosome 2, NfurGRZ-RIMD1, whole genome shotgun sequence genomic stretch:
- the prkd4 gene encoding protein kinase D4 isoform X1, giving the protein MCYFLSVRQSSPPGFTAPPAVSSVQVQHQSMSEARSEVAPSSPTSPALVQFQLGLFREMVQVSPGNLSYRHARRLAAEVIERKAPDCSLLGPGEKILLFRHQPATEQLLQRLTDQDQLQDGDLIEVIVAGSASVAEVRMLPHSLVVQSYRTPTFCHHCGEMLWGLVRQGLKCDGCGLDFHKRCAFLLPNDCSRARRQVSTSVSLFPPRRPRTHSLSSQTGGSLEEISLSKPLSRPPSWNEPPIWLGVGCGDRSRPQVPHTFHIHSYTKPTVCQYCQRLLKGLFRQGLQCSDCRFNCHRRCQPLVSRDCPGEKRNVNGDESSVSAHSCPPSSEDNDSELTNMMQDVSDDEMSTDCDLVAETGEVEPLRAPMSPCFSSNIPLMRLVQSAYHTKRRPGGVLREGWLLHHTNTDTLRKRHYWILDGKSITLYQNESSTKYYKEISLSEVLQVRGSSHFSASSLPCKSDVHSFELVMASLVFSVHAGADGVAWESAIRQALRPVQSSREPGEEHWDEEQQINGGDISSAYQIFTDEVLGSGQFGVVYKGTHRTSGRSVAIKVIDKTRFPTKQERQLRNEGAILQNLSHPGVVLLEGMFETSRHVFVVMEKVHGDMLEMIMSSEKGRLPERITRFLVIQILEALRYLHLKHIAHCDLKPENVLLASPDPFPQVKLCDFGFARIIGEKSFRRSVVGTPAYLAPEVISSNGYNRSLDMWSVGVVMYVSLSGTFPFNEDEDIRQQITNAAFLYPRQPWASVSLKAVSLINNLLQVSMKCRFTVGKALGHSWLQDFQLWCDLREFELRIGCRYLTHQGDEDHWMRYAQEKGLVFPFYPCWDPDKELGL; this is encoded by the exons ATGTGCTATttcctgtctgtcagacagtCGAGCCCACCAGGCTTCACGGCCCCACCAGCTGTCTCCTCGGTCCAGGTCCAACATCAGAGCATGAGTGAAGCGAGATCAGAAG TGGCGCCCTCCAGTCCCACCTCACCGGCTCTGGTCCAGTTCCAGCTGGGCCTGTTCAGGGAGATGGTCCAAGTCTCCCCTGGGAATCTGAGCTACCGCCACGCTCGAAGGCTAGCAGCTGAGGTCATAGAGCGAAAG GCTCCGGACTGCAGCCTGCTCGGTCCTGGTGAGAAGATCTTATTGTTCAGACACCAACCCGCcactgagcagctgctgcagagaCTGACCGACCAGGACCAGCTGCAGGATGGGGACCTCATCGAGGTCATTGTCGCAG GATCAGCCTCCGTGGCCGAGGTGAGGATGCTCCCCCACTCCCTGGTGGTCCAGTCTTACCGGACCCCCACCTTCTGCCACCACTGTGGTGAGATGCTGTGGGGTCTGGTGAGACAGGGCTTGAAATGTGATG GTTGTGGACTAGACTTCCATAAACGCTGTGCTTTCCTGCTGCCCAACGACTGCAGTCGAGCACGGCGGCAGGTCAGCACCAGCGTCTCCCTGTTCCCGCCACGGAGACCTCGAACGCACTCGTTATCTAGTCAGACAGGAGGCAGTCTGGAGGAG ATCAGCTTGTCCAAGCCGTTGTCCAGACCTCCGTCGTGGAACGAGCCTCCCATCTGGCTGGGAGTCGGGTGTGGGGACAGGAGCAGACCTCAGGTCCCCCACACCTTCCACATCCACAGCTACACCAAACCCACAGTGTGCCAGTACTGCCAACGGCTGCTCAAAGGGCTCTTCAGACAGGGGTTGCAGTGCTCGG actgcaggtttaactGCCATCGGCGCTGTCAGCCGCTAGTCTCCAGAGACTGTCCAGGAGAGAAGAGGAACGTTAACGGAGACG AATCCTCAGTGTCTGCCCACAGCTGCCCGCCTAGCAGTGAGGACAACGATTCGGAGCTGACCAACATGATGCAGGACGTGTCGGATGATGAGATGTCTACAGATTGTGACCTGGTGGCTGAGACTGGTGAGGTGGAACCACTGAGGGCGCCGATGAG TCCCTGCTTCAGCAGCAACATTCCCCTGATGAGGCTCGTCCAGTCGGCCTATCACACTAAGAGGAGACCAGGGGGGGTTCTGAGAGAGGGGTGGCTGCTGCACCACACCAACACAGACACactg AGAAAACGGCATTACTGGATCCTGGACGGTAAGAGCATCACTCTGTACCAGAACGAGAGCAGCACCAAGTACTACAAG GAGATCTCACTCTCCGAGGTGCTGCAGGTCCGAGGCTCCTCCCACTTCTCCGCTTCCTCGTTGCCATGCAAGAGTGACGTTCACTCCTTTGAGCTGGTGATGGCCTCGCTGGTGTTTAGCGTGCATGCCGGTGCTGATGGAGTGGCGTGGGAGAGCGCCATCCGCCAGGCTCTGAGGCCCGTTCAAAGCAGCAGAGAACCTGGAGAAGAGCATTGGG ATGAGGAGCAGCAGATAAACGGTGGG GACATCAGCTCCGCGTACCAGATCTTTACAGACGAGGTTCTGGGTTCAGGACAGTTCGGAGTTGTCTACAAGG GTACTCACAGGACGTCAGGTCGATCGGTAGCCATCAAGGTCATCGATAAGACGCGTTTCCCCACCAAACAGGAGAGACAGCTGAGGAACGAAGGGGCCATCCTACAGAATCTGTCCCACCCTGGTGTGGTCCTACTGGAGGGAATGTTTGAAACATCCAGGCACGTCTTCGTCGTCATGGAGAAGGTCCATGGAGACATGCTGGAGATGATTATGTCCAGCGAGAAAGGCCGTCTCCCTGAACGCATCACTCGTTTCCTGGTCATACAG ATACTTGAAGCGCTGCGGTATCTCCACCTGAAGCACATTGCTCACTGCGACCTGAAGCCAGAGAACGTCCTGCTGGCCTCTCCTGACCCCTTCCCTCAGGTCAAGTTGTGCGACTTTGGCTTCGCCCGCATCATTGGCGAGAAGTCGTTTCGCCGCTCGGTGGTGGGCACGCCGGCCTACCTGGCACCTGAGGTGATCAGCAGCAATGGCTACAACCGCTCCCTGGACATGTGGTCAGTGGGCGTGGTCATGTACGTCAGCCTGAGCGGCACCTTCCCCTTCAACGAGGACGAAGACATCCGGCAGCAGATCACTAACGCTGCCTTCCTGTACCCCCGACAGCCCTGGGCCTCTGTGTCACTGAAAG CGGTGAGTCTGATCAACAACCTGCTGCAGGTGTCTATGAAATGCAGATTCACCGTGGGCAAAGCTCTGGGACACTCCTGGCTGCAG GACTTTCAGCTGTGGTGTGACCTCCGAGAGTTTGAGCTAAGGATAGGCTGCAGGTATCTGACGCACCAAGGAGACGAGGATCACTGGATGCGCTACGCTCAGGAAAAAGGGCTGGTCTTCCCCTTTTATCCCTGCTGGGATCCTGACAAGGAACTGggcctgtga
- the prkd4 gene encoding protein kinase D4 isoform X2, giving the protein MSAVAPSSPTSPALVQFQLGLFREMVQVSPGNLSYRHARRLAAEVIERKAPDCSLLGPGEKILLFRHQPATEQLLQRLTDQDQLQDGDLIEVIVAGSASVAEVRMLPHSLVVQSYRTPTFCHHCGEMLWGLVRQGLKCDGCGLDFHKRCAFLLPNDCSRARRQVSTSVSLFPPRRPRTHSLSSQTGGSLEEISLSKPLSRPPSWNEPPIWLGVGCGDRSRPQVPHTFHIHSYTKPTVCQYCQRLLKGLFRQGLQCSDCRFNCHRRCQPLVSRDCPGEKRNVNGDESSVSAHSCPPSSEDNDSELTNMMQDVSDDEMSTDCDLVAETGEVEPLRAPMSPCFSSNIPLMRLVQSAYHTKRRPGGVLREGWLLHHTNTDTLRKRHYWILDGKSITLYQNESSTKYYKEISLSEVLQVRGSSHFSASSLPCKSDVHSFELVMASLVFSVHAGADGVAWESAIRQALRPVQSSREPGEEHWDEEQQINGGDISSAYQIFTDEVLGSGQFGVVYKGTHRTSGRSVAIKVIDKTRFPTKQERQLRNEGAILQNLSHPGVVLLEGMFETSRHVFVVMEKVHGDMLEMIMSSEKGRLPERITRFLVIQILEALRYLHLKHIAHCDLKPENVLLASPDPFPQVKLCDFGFARIIGEKSFRRSVVGTPAYLAPEVISSNGYNRSLDMWSVGVVMYVSLSGTFPFNEDEDIRQQITNAAFLYPRQPWASVSLKAVSLINNLLQVSMKCRFTVGKALGHSWLQDFQLWCDLREFELRIGCRYLTHQGDEDHWMRYAQEKGLVFPFYPCWDPDKELGL; this is encoded by the exons ATGTCCGCAGTGGCGCCCTCCAGTCCCACCTCACCGGCTCTGGTCCAGTTCCAGCTGGGCCTGTTCAGGGAGATGGTCCAAGTCTCCCCTGGGAATCTGAGCTACCGCCACGCTCGAAGGCTAGCAGCTGAGGTCATAGAGCGAAAG GCTCCGGACTGCAGCCTGCTCGGTCCTGGTGAGAAGATCTTATTGTTCAGACACCAACCCGCcactgagcagctgctgcagagaCTGACCGACCAGGACCAGCTGCAGGATGGGGACCTCATCGAGGTCATTGTCGCAG GATCAGCCTCCGTGGCCGAGGTGAGGATGCTCCCCCACTCCCTGGTGGTCCAGTCTTACCGGACCCCCACCTTCTGCCACCACTGTGGTGAGATGCTGTGGGGTCTGGTGAGACAGGGCTTGAAATGTGATG GTTGTGGACTAGACTTCCATAAACGCTGTGCTTTCCTGCTGCCCAACGACTGCAGTCGAGCACGGCGGCAGGTCAGCACCAGCGTCTCCCTGTTCCCGCCACGGAGACCTCGAACGCACTCGTTATCTAGTCAGACAGGAGGCAGTCTGGAGGAG ATCAGCTTGTCCAAGCCGTTGTCCAGACCTCCGTCGTGGAACGAGCCTCCCATCTGGCTGGGAGTCGGGTGTGGGGACAGGAGCAGACCTCAGGTCCCCCACACCTTCCACATCCACAGCTACACCAAACCCACAGTGTGCCAGTACTGCCAACGGCTGCTCAAAGGGCTCTTCAGACAGGGGTTGCAGTGCTCGG actgcaggtttaactGCCATCGGCGCTGTCAGCCGCTAGTCTCCAGAGACTGTCCAGGAGAGAAGAGGAACGTTAACGGAGACG AATCCTCAGTGTCTGCCCACAGCTGCCCGCCTAGCAGTGAGGACAACGATTCGGAGCTGACCAACATGATGCAGGACGTGTCGGATGATGAGATGTCTACAGATTGTGACCTGGTGGCTGAGACTGGTGAGGTGGAACCACTGAGGGCGCCGATGAG TCCCTGCTTCAGCAGCAACATTCCCCTGATGAGGCTCGTCCAGTCGGCCTATCACACTAAGAGGAGACCAGGGGGGGTTCTGAGAGAGGGGTGGCTGCTGCACCACACCAACACAGACACactg AGAAAACGGCATTACTGGATCCTGGACGGTAAGAGCATCACTCTGTACCAGAACGAGAGCAGCACCAAGTACTACAAG GAGATCTCACTCTCCGAGGTGCTGCAGGTCCGAGGCTCCTCCCACTTCTCCGCTTCCTCGTTGCCATGCAAGAGTGACGTTCACTCCTTTGAGCTGGTGATGGCCTCGCTGGTGTTTAGCGTGCATGCCGGTGCTGATGGAGTGGCGTGGGAGAGCGCCATCCGCCAGGCTCTGAGGCCCGTTCAAAGCAGCAGAGAACCTGGAGAAGAGCATTGGG ATGAGGAGCAGCAGATAAACGGTGGG GACATCAGCTCCGCGTACCAGATCTTTACAGACGAGGTTCTGGGTTCAGGACAGTTCGGAGTTGTCTACAAGG GTACTCACAGGACGTCAGGTCGATCGGTAGCCATCAAGGTCATCGATAAGACGCGTTTCCCCACCAAACAGGAGAGACAGCTGAGGAACGAAGGGGCCATCCTACAGAATCTGTCCCACCCTGGTGTGGTCCTACTGGAGGGAATGTTTGAAACATCCAGGCACGTCTTCGTCGTCATGGAGAAGGTCCATGGAGACATGCTGGAGATGATTATGTCCAGCGAGAAAGGCCGTCTCCCTGAACGCATCACTCGTTTCCTGGTCATACAG ATACTTGAAGCGCTGCGGTATCTCCACCTGAAGCACATTGCTCACTGCGACCTGAAGCCAGAGAACGTCCTGCTGGCCTCTCCTGACCCCTTCCCTCAGGTCAAGTTGTGCGACTTTGGCTTCGCCCGCATCATTGGCGAGAAGTCGTTTCGCCGCTCGGTGGTGGGCACGCCGGCCTACCTGGCACCTGAGGTGATCAGCAGCAATGGCTACAACCGCTCCCTGGACATGTGGTCAGTGGGCGTGGTCATGTACGTCAGCCTGAGCGGCACCTTCCCCTTCAACGAGGACGAAGACATCCGGCAGCAGATCACTAACGCTGCCTTCCTGTACCCCCGACAGCCCTGGGCCTCTGTGTCACTGAAAG CGGTGAGTCTGATCAACAACCTGCTGCAGGTGTCTATGAAATGCAGATTCACCGTGGGCAAAGCTCTGGGACACTCCTGGCTGCAG GACTTTCAGCTGTGGTGTGACCTCCGAGAGTTTGAGCTAAGGATAGGCTGCAGGTATCTGACGCACCAAGGAGACGAGGATCACTGGATGCGCTACGCTCAGGAAAAAGGGCTGGTCTTCCCCTTTTATCCCTGCTGGGATCCTGACAAGGAACTGggcctgtga
- the klc2 gene encoding kinesin light chain 2 isoform X2, giving the protein MSTMVYPREEALEQLSQDEIVLNTKAVMQGLETLRGEHAQLLNSLLDCTQAPVTQEKSGLLRKNLEDIELGLGEAQVIIALSSHLSAVESEKQKLRAQVRRLCQENQWLRDELAGTQHKLQRSEQNVAQLEEEKKHLEFMNQIKKLDDDVSPSEEKNQSSGGGGDSSKDSLDDLFPNDDDQGPAQPSGEVAAQQGGYEIPARLRTLHNLVIQYASQGRYEVAVPLCKQALEDLEKTSGHDHPDVATMLNILALVYRDQNKYKEAAHLLNDALAIREKTLGKDHPAVAATLNNLAVLYGKRGKYKEAEPLCKRALEIREKVLGKYHPDVAKQLNNLALLCQNQGKYDEVEYYYRRALEIYESKLGADDPNVAKTKNNLATCYLKQGKFKDAEVLYKEILTRAHEKEFGSVNNDNKPIWMHAEEREESKSKRKDSIPYVEYGSWYKACKVDSPTVNTTLKSLGALYRRQGKLEAAETLEECASKTRKQGIDAINQSKVVELLKDGGAGGSDRRHSREGVNGQRGEGEGDDSAEWNGDGNGSLRRSGSFGKIRDALRRSSEMLVKKLQGSGPQEPRNPGMKRASSLNFLNKSSEETTQDANSGLSDSRGLSSSNVDLTRRSSLIG; this is encoded by the exons ATGTCCACTATGGTGTATCCACGTGAAGAAGCCCTGGAGCAACTGAGCCAGGATGAGATCGTCCTCAACACCAAGGCTGTCATGCAGGGTCTGGAGACGCTGCGCGGCGAGCACGCCCAGCTCCTCAACTCTCTGCTGGACTGCACCCAGGCGCCCGTCACCCAGGAGAAGTCCGGGTTGCTCCGGAAGAACCTGGAAGACATCGAGCTGGGTCTCGGAGAGGCACAG GTCATCATTGCTCTCTCCAGCCACCTGAGCGCTGTAGAGTCGGAGAAGCAGAAGCTGCGTGCTCAGGTGCGCCGCCTTTGCCAGGAGAACCAATGGCTGCGGGATGAGCTGGCGGGAACGCAGCACAAGCTGCAGCGCAGCGAGCAGAATGTGGCCCAGCTGGAGGAGGAGAAAAAACACCTGGAGTTTATGAACCAGATCAAGAAGTTGGACGATGACGTCTCTCCATCAGAGGAGAAGAACCAGagttcaggaggaggaggagactctTCAAAAGACAGTCTGGATGATCTATTCCCAAATGATGATGACCAGGGACCAG CCCAGCCCAGCGGGGAGGTGGCTGCCCAGCAGGGGGGCTACGAGATCCCAGCTCGCCTCAGGACCCTACACAACCTGGTGATCCAGTACGCCTCTCAGGGGAGGTACGAGGTCGCCGTGCCGCTGTGCAAACAAGCTCTGGAGGACCTGGAGAAGACCTCCGGTCACGACCACCCAGATGTGGCCACCATGCTCAACATCCTGGCCTTGGTGTACAG AGACCAAAACAAATATAAAGAAGCAGCTCACCTGCTGAATGATGCCCTGGCCATCAGAGAGAAGACTCTAGGGAAGGACCACCCAGCTGTGGCCGCCACCCTCAACAACCTGGCTGTTCTGTACGGCAAGAGAGGCAAGTACAAGGAAGCCGAGCCCCTCTGCAAGAGGGCGCTGGAGATCAGAGAGAAG GTGCTGGGCAAGTACCATCCAGACGTGGCCAAGCAGCTGAACAACCTGGCCCTGCTGTGCCAGAACCAGGGCAAATACGACGAGGTGGAGTACTACTACAGGCGGGCCCTGGAGATCTACGAGTCCAAGCTGGGAGCAGATGACCCAAATGTAGCCAAGACCAAAAACAACCTG GCAACGTGCTACCTGAAGCAAGGCAAGTTCAAAGATGCTGAGGTTCTGTACAAAGAGATCCTGACCCGAGCCCACGAGAAGGAGTTTGGATCCGTcaaca ACGACAACAAACCCATCTGGATGCATGCagaagagagagaggagagcaaG AGCAAACGCAAGGACTCCATTCCATATGTGGAGTACGGGAGCTGGTACAAGGCCTGCAAGGTGGACAG TCCGACTGTGAACACGACGCTGAAAAGCCTGGGAGCCTTGTACCGTCGTCAGGGGAAACTGGAGGCagcagagacgctggaggagtGCGCTAGCAAGACACGCAAACAG GGTATTGATGCCATTAATCAGAGCAAGGTGGTGGAGCTGCTGAAGGAcggaggagctggaggcagcGACAGGCGACACAGCCGGGAAGGAGTCAACGGGCAGCGGGGGGAGGGAGAGGGCGACGACTCTGCTGAGTGGAATGGG gACGGTAACGGGTCTTTGCGTCGCAGCGGCTCCTTTGGGAAAATCAGAGACGCCCTGAGGAGGAGCAGTGAGATGCTGGTGAAGAAACTGCAGGGTAGCGGACCTCAAGAGCCTCGTAACCCGGG AATGAAGAGAGCTAGCTCCTTGAACTTCCTCAATAAGAGCAGTGAGGAGACCACACAG GATGCTAACTCCGGCCTCTCAGACAGCAGGGGACTCAGCTCTAGCAATGTGGACCTGACCAGACGCAGCTCCCTGATTGGCTAG
- the klc2 gene encoding kinesin light chain 2 isoform X1: protein MSTMVYPREEALEQLSQDEIVLNTKAVMQGLETLRGEHAQLLNSLLDCTQAPVTQEKSGLLRKNLEDIELGLGEAQVIIALSSHLSAVESEKQKLRAQVRRLCQENQWLRDELAGTQHKLQRSEQNVAQLEEEKKHLEFMNQIKKLDDDVSPSEEKNQSSGGGGDSSKDSLDDLFPNDDDQGPAQPSGEVAAQQGGYEIPARLRTLHNLVIQYASQGRYEVAVPLCKQALEDLEKTSGHDHPDVATMLNILALVYRDQNKYKEAAHLLNDALAIREKTLGKDHPAVAATLNNLAVLYGKRGKYKEAEPLCKRALEIREKVLGKYHPDVAKQLNNLALLCQNQGKYDEVEYYYRRALEIYESKLGADDPNVAKTKNNLATCYLKQGKFKDAEVLYKEILTRAHEKEFGSVNNDNKPIWMHAEEREESKSKRKDSIPYVEYGSWYKACKVDSPTVNTTLKSLGALYRRQGKLEAAETLEECASKTRKQGIDAINQSKVVELLKDGGAGGSDRRHSREGVNGQRGEGEGDDSAEWNGVSSSVKTDSLFFLMFHKSAEFLFFFFSQDGNGSLRRSGSFGKIRDALRRSSEMLVKKLQGSGPQEPRNPGMKRASSLNFLNKSSEETTQDANSGLSDSRGLSSSNVDLTRRSSLIG from the exons ATGTCCACTATGGTGTATCCACGTGAAGAAGCCCTGGAGCAACTGAGCCAGGATGAGATCGTCCTCAACACCAAGGCTGTCATGCAGGGTCTGGAGACGCTGCGCGGCGAGCACGCCCAGCTCCTCAACTCTCTGCTGGACTGCACCCAGGCGCCCGTCACCCAGGAGAAGTCCGGGTTGCTCCGGAAGAACCTGGAAGACATCGAGCTGGGTCTCGGAGAGGCACAG GTCATCATTGCTCTCTCCAGCCACCTGAGCGCTGTAGAGTCGGAGAAGCAGAAGCTGCGTGCTCAGGTGCGCCGCCTTTGCCAGGAGAACCAATGGCTGCGGGATGAGCTGGCGGGAACGCAGCACAAGCTGCAGCGCAGCGAGCAGAATGTGGCCCAGCTGGAGGAGGAGAAAAAACACCTGGAGTTTATGAACCAGATCAAGAAGTTGGACGATGACGTCTCTCCATCAGAGGAGAAGAACCAGagttcaggaggaggaggagactctTCAAAAGACAGTCTGGATGATCTATTCCCAAATGATGATGACCAGGGACCAG CCCAGCCCAGCGGGGAGGTGGCTGCCCAGCAGGGGGGCTACGAGATCCCAGCTCGCCTCAGGACCCTACACAACCTGGTGATCCAGTACGCCTCTCAGGGGAGGTACGAGGTCGCCGTGCCGCTGTGCAAACAAGCTCTGGAGGACCTGGAGAAGACCTCCGGTCACGACCACCCAGATGTGGCCACCATGCTCAACATCCTGGCCTTGGTGTACAG AGACCAAAACAAATATAAAGAAGCAGCTCACCTGCTGAATGATGCCCTGGCCATCAGAGAGAAGACTCTAGGGAAGGACCACCCAGCTGTGGCCGCCACCCTCAACAACCTGGCTGTTCTGTACGGCAAGAGAGGCAAGTACAAGGAAGCCGAGCCCCTCTGCAAGAGGGCGCTGGAGATCAGAGAGAAG GTGCTGGGCAAGTACCATCCAGACGTGGCCAAGCAGCTGAACAACCTGGCCCTGCTGTGCCAGAACCAGGGCAAATACGACGAGGTGGAGTACTACTACAGGCGGGCCCTGGAGATCTACGAGTCCAAGCTGGGAGCAGATGACCCAAATGTAGCCAAGACCAAAAACAACCTG GCAACGTGCTACCTGAAGCAAGGCAAGTTCAAAGATGCTGAGGTTCTGTACAAAGAGATCCTGACCCGAGCCCACGAGAAGGAGTTTGGATCCGTcaaca ACGACAACAAACCCATCTGGATGCATGCagaagagagagaggagagcaaG AGCAAACGCAAGGACTCCATTCCATATGTGGAGTACGGGAGCTGGTACAAGGCCTGCAAGGTGGACAG TCCGACTGTGAACACGACGCTGAAAAGCCTGGGAGCCTTGTACCGTCGTCAGGGGAAACTGGAGGCagcagagacgctggaggagtGCGCTAGCAAGACACGCAAACAG GGTATTGATGCCATTAATCAGAGCAAGGTGGTGGAGCTGCTGAAGGAcggaggagctggaggcagcGACAGGCGACACAGCCGGGAAGGAGTCAACGGGCAGCGGGGGGAGGGAGAGGGCGACGACTCTGCTGAGTGGAATGGGGTAAGCTCCTCAGTTAAAACAGATTCTCTCTTTTTCCTAATGTTTCACAAATCTGctgagtttttgttttttttcttttcccaggACGGTAACGGGTCTTTGCGTCGCAGCGGCTCCTTTGGGAAAATCAGAGACGCCCTGAGGAGGAGCAGTGAGATGCTGGTGAAGAAACTGCAGGGTAGCGGACCTCAAGAGCCTCGTAACCCGGG AATGAAGAGAGCTAGCTCCTTGAACTTCCTCAATAAGAGCAGTGAGGAGACCACACAG GATGCTAACTCCGGCCTCTCAGACAGCAGGGGACTCAGCTCTAGCAATGTGGACCTGACCAGACGCAGCTCCCTGATTGGCTAG